TATTTCCGGCCGCATGCCTTGCGCACGCGTCTGAATGGGATCCAGAATTTTAACGCCGATTTCGATCAAATCCGGAATTATGGGAACAATACTGCCGCAGGAGTGATAACAAACCGGAAGACGACTGGCGCGGCAAATTTTGATTAAATCCACCAATGGTTGTTTCCAGAATCTACGCCACATTTCCGGAGAGAACATCAGACCGGTTTGAGAGCCGATGTCGCCGCTGAAACCGACTATGTCAATTTTCTTTCCGACAACCTTCAGGGCTTGTCTTAACCGATCACCATAGAAACCGGCAAGATGTCGGGCGATGGCATCAATAATTTCAGGATTTTCAACCATATCCAGCATGAACTGCTCCATGCCGCGCAAAAGATAGAAAATTTCCCAATCCCCGGCGGAAAGCATAACGGCTCGTTTGCCGTTGCCGCCTGTTTTGTCGATTTCGTCCGCCAAACCGGCATGATTAAACCATTTCGGATCCGGCCAGGCATACCGCTCAATTTCCATGACTGAACGCGCTTGCGCCAACGGAGTGTTTTGAGCTTCCATATAAACACAGTATTTGTTCTGTACCGGACGCCATT
This DNA window, taken from Kiritimatiellia bacterium, encodes the following:
- a CDS encoding uroporphyrinogen decarboxylase family protein, encoding MEMNVRRALNGFGQYLDDFMKKMISSRERVKTVLEGKVPDHIPSRLRTTPEALAALENYLGLKGDALLDRLGVDLTRVSFVYNGPKELYGGPFLGGAGKDIFGIEWRPVQNKYCVYMEAQNTPLAQARSVMEIERYAWPDPKWFNHAGLADEIDKTGGNGKRAVMLSAGDWEIFYLLRGMEQFMLDMVENPEIIDAIARHLAGFYGDRLRQALKVVGKKIDIVGFSGDIGSQTGLMFSPEMWRRFWKQPLVDLIKICRASRLPVCYHSCGSIVPIIPDLIEIGVKILDPIQTRAQGMRPEILKERFGDKLVFHGGVDEQELLPNGSPADVAAEVCRLVKILGRGGGYILSSSHSLQSDTPPENIVAMFDAVRTILFYETC